Genomic DNA from Chiloscyllium plagiosum isolate BGI_BamShark_2017 unplaced genomic scaffold, ASM401019v2 scaf_9715, whole genome shotgun sequence:
TGTTCTGTGACAAGGTGTTGAGGTATTCGGGCCTGGCACATTGTCCGCCATTTGACTTTCCTTCTCCTTTCCACACTCTGCCTCCCTTGTTGCCCCCCCTTGTggtctagtttagtttagtttaggactATTGTCGCCaaggacttgttggactgaactgtctgtttccatgctgtatgatcctGTAAACTTACTGGGCAGGGGAGACCGTGATTTGCTGTTGGTCCATGGGTCTCCTGGCTGGCATGGGGGAAGGGAGGGGGCAGAGCCACCAGGATGGGAGAGATCTACATCGCTAAGGAGTGGCACCTCAAAGGCAGTGCCTGCTGCCTGTTCTTGCAAAACAGCCAGCGGTCAGAGAGCTTCTTAGAAAGGGAACGCAGCATCCAGTTTGTGCAGAGCAAGCCCCCACAGAGAGCCAGGTGAACAACAATAGGCCTGTGCTTTTGGTTGAGGTGGTGGGGAGGAACCCACTGGTCAGATACAGAGAAGTGAGCCAGTTGGCATAATGGGTCTGAGTTCAAACAGTACATTGGCTGTTTCCCAAGGCCTAACCTAATTCTGATTTGCAGGTGCAGTGCCAGGATTGTGGGCGACGTGAAAGTGGGCCACAGGGACACCATGGGTGAGTGCTTCCACAACCGCTCCGTCTGGTTTTTCTACAACAGCACAGGCAAGGAACTGAGTCCGATCTGGCGGACCAAGGACAAGCTGGTGGTGTCACTGGGCCTGCTGGTCTGCGTCATCATTATCCTGGCCAACCTGCTGGTCATCGTGGCCATCGCCATCAATCGCCGCTTCCACTTCCCCATCTTCTACCTGTTGGCCAACCTCGCGGCCGCTGACCTCTTCTCTGGCGTGGCCTACATGTTCCTCATGTTCCACACCGGCCCACGTACCATACAGCTCAGCGTGCGCACCTGGTTCTTCAGGCAGAGCCTTCTAGACATCAGCCTGACTGCTTCAGTTGCCAACCTCCTGGCCATTGCAGTGGAGCGCCACCAGACCATCTTCCAGTTCCAACTGCACAGCAAGATGAGCAACCAACGCGTGATTATTCTCATTGGCTGCATCTGGTGCACGGCTGTTCTCATTGGATTTATCCCGCACCTCGGCTGGAACTGTATCTGCCATCTGTCTACCTGCTCTCGGATGGCACCGCTCTA
This window encodes:
- the LOC122548295 gene encoding lysophosphatidic acid receptor 1-like: MGECFHNRSVWFFYNSTGKELSPIWRTKDKLVVSLGLLVCVIIILANLLVIVAIAINRRFHFPIFYLLANLAAADLFSGVAYMFLMFHTGPRTIQLSVRTWFFRQSLLDISLTASVANLLAIAVERHQTIFQFQLHSKMSNQRVIILIGCIWCTAVLIGFIPHLGWNCICHLSTCSRMAPLYSQSYLIFWAVSNLVIFGAMLLNYLHIYYYVKQKTQRMSRHTSFQQRHKDTMMNLMKTVVMVLSAFVICWTPGLVVLLLDGVDCRSCDILKVEKYFLLLAELNSLINPLIYSYRDEEMLHTFRRILCWPCNRSGTFQDPIKSHILMQQMLTSNQRASTSQEHSTL